The DNA window cttcaaaatgcataaaacgtcgagattttatgcaaactccaaaaaaattttttaacgaaagttaacttttttcgactttttttgttcaaagaggggaaaaattcaaaatcgagctggtattttcgatgccaagtgacttcaaaatgcacaaagcgtcaaaattttatgtaaactcgaaaaaaattttttaacgaagattgacttttttgacgatttttattcaaaggggggagtaaaggaaaatttcaaaatcgaatttgcatttttgatgccaaatgactttaaaatgcataaaacgtcgagattttatgcaaactccaaaaattttttttaacgaaagttaacttttttcgactttttttgttcaaagaggggaaaaattcaaaatcgagctggtattttcgatgccaagtgacttcaaaatgcacaaagcgtcaaaatttgatgtaaactcgaaaaaaattttttaacgaagattgacttttgacgatttttattcaaaggggggagtaaaggaaaatttcaaaatcgaatttgcatttttgatgccaaatgacttcaaaatgcataaaacgtcgagatttgatgcaaactcaaaaaaaattaacgaaggttgacttttttcgacttttcttgttcaaaggggggaaaatttcaaaatcgagctggtatttttgatgccaaatgacttcaaaatgcataaagcgtcaaaatttgatgtaaactcgaaaaaaattttttaacgaaaattgacttttttgacgatttttgttcaaaggggggagtaaaggaaaatttcaaaatcgactttgcattttttatgccaaatgacagAAAATAGTAAGAAGATCGAAAAAGAAAGAACAAATAGTTGGGCACACTTACACCGACATATAAAAAGAGAAATAGATAGAAAACACAGGAAATTTCGAAGAAACTAACAACAGTaggaaaattattcaaaatatcTTCTTTAAACTTCTATAGTCTACCGAACCCATCTCGGATCGATCGATCGATTTATCATTACATTATTATTGCTTAAATACAAAGGCTAGGAATAGAGTCTGATTCTGCCTACAAAACTAGTTAtgctttttttctttctctctATATTCATAGTACTTACAGTCAACTTTACAAACTGGTTTGCAACCTCGATTGCAACCACAATATAAACTAAACATTAGCGACTAAATTAAACATATAACACAGAAAAGAGAAGAAAGTTCAGTATTTTTACAAACCTTCGAAACATTAAACTTAAACAAGAGACTGTGCCAGTTGCTAGGCAACCGCGTTTTTTTTCGCTTGCTGCTGGAAGAAAAATCCTTTTGAGTATTGCTTCTCAAACATTCGATTGTTCATTTCGGTTTTGGAAGCAAAAAATATCACCTAACAATGTATGCGCTTaccagaagagaaaaaaaagaaacgtTAAACTAAAACAGACTAGTTATTTGATAACTAGTGGTGGCGCGACGAAAAACAACGTGTTATCTCTAACTGCTTTCATAGGGCGAAAATATTCCTCTTGTACTAAAATCACGACTACGGGTTCTACTATGCACAACTTAAACGCGGAACAGAAACAACAGGTGTGTTTAAAATGTACAGGTCTTAACGGGTAAGGAATCTTAGCTTGGATTGGAATGACACACAgttgaaaattgttgccgatgaaCAATAGGAAAAAAACACGTGCACGTACACGCGCTCGCGCACTAATTGGATTAACACAAAGCCGGCGGCGGTGGAACTATTTACCGCCGGAAACGAAAATGGCGCTGTCTTAACCGACAAGAAGACcagtcgttttttttttcgaagtggTTAAACTACTTCAATTCCGATACTCTAACCCCTCTGGTAGTTTTTTATACcgtatatatatgtgtgtgtaggAAAAAATGGCGCTATACTTAAGTGTGAACCTCTATCATTTATGGCAGTTTCGCGTTTACTCCAACTTTAGAACATGGTTTTTTTTATACTTACTTCGTACAGGGCAGGAGAAGATGGAGGAGGAGGAGGTGACGGAGCGGGAGTCCAAAGGCTCCGTCTCCGACGAGACAAGGGGAATTCCGTTGCTTTGTACTGTTAAATTTCgtctaaatatttaaatattcacATTCGTCACAACGTAGCGGAAGCACTTTCtttcacaaactgtcaaaaacaataaaatcaggCAGCGCCTACTGAGTTTCCACGTCGTCGCTCGCATCAGTCGCTATTGCGGTATGGAAGCGGCAGCTTTCCCCCCTTTGTtcgtcgctgctgctgctgctgttcggCTTGAGCGTTGTTGTACTGCTTCCGTAGCCGCCTGCTGTGCTGCTGTTCGCCGCCAGCAGGCTGCTGCCGTGGCCGCTGTTAGGAAAAGGGCGGTGTGTCACTCTCCGAGCGAATCTGCCGGATGCGTACGTCATCGTACGCGATGGTAAAAATGCTCTTCTTGTCCGTGATCGGATGCCGTTTGCTTCGGTTGTGCAGCAGCGAGTTCATCGCAATACCGGAGTCGTGATCGTCCTCCAGCGTGGAAGCGTTCAGGGTTTTGGTGTTGGTCGTTGTTGTTCCGGGTGCagtcgccgccgccgccgccgtcgTGGCGGCTAGGTCCGACGGACGAGTGCGAGATTCTTTAACTTCGTGTTCTTTGATCGGAGAAGGTTTACTCGCGGCGGACGAGTCGACAATCTTGATCTGGACTTTGTTGTCGCGGTTCACGATCGGTGGTGTCTCCGGGTACAGGTAGTGCGGTAGTTTGTCGGGCGGGGCATGCACCTGCGAGTGGGGATCGTATTCTGCCTCGAACCGATGTTCGGAGTGCTGCAGCAGAGGATGACTGGTCGGTTCGCCGGAGGACTGCGATTGAACGCGTTTGGCCAGTTGAATGTCTTCCTTCAGGAGACGTGCGTCTTTCGGGGGAGACGTTCGTGGCATCGGTTCCGGTTTGAACTTTGGGTCGTCCTCCCTTGACGAGGACGAGGCTAGTTTCTTTTTAACCAATTTCTTTTCCGGATCGGTTCGTTTACCTTTCTTTTCCAGCGAATCGTCTTTTCCCAGGTTGTAGTACCAATCCATGTACTTGGCTGGGATGTCCCGTCCGTCCTGCGCTTCCAGACCTTCTTTCGAAAGGGATTTAGTTAATCGCGGTGGCTTCGGTGCTGGTCCCTTGTGGGGTCTGGAGGGCGACTCGGAAGTAGCCAACCGTATTCGGGTCGTTGTCGTCGTTTCCGTAGTCTTATTATCCCTCCTGGATATTCTCTGCTGTACCCCGGTTCGAGGTGAAACCGTCACCGATTTTGAACTCTTCGTCACCGAGTAGCTGTAGTCTTCCACGTCCGAATTTATCTCGTCCAAACTATCCGCTGAAAAGTACTTTTGCACCATCACCTCCTTGTCCGATCCGTCGGAATCTTCATAGTATTTCACGTTCTTCTTGTACACTTTCTTGCGCTTCTCCTTCTTTTTGGTGTCCTTATCTTCCAACGAGTCGGAAATCTCCATCAGAACATCCTTCTTCAGCCGCTCCTCGTTTCGCTTCCGCCTCAGTATGCTCGCTCGGGTTTCCGCATGCTTCGGTGGTGACCGTTTCGGTTCCTCTTCCTCCTGAATCGGGGTTCGAATCTTTCGCTTCACCGACTCCACGGTGACGAACCGTCGACCCGTTCGTCCCTCGCCCGAATCCCCGTCCGTTTTGTACTTGGTCTTCTTGCGAGTCCGCTTACGCTTGATCAAGTAAACACCCTCCGGACTGTCCGGcgggctgtacttgatgtattcGTACTCGTCCTCCGACAGCGAATCGTCGTCGTTTTCGCTCTTGGTTCTCCTTCTCTCGATCTTCACCGGTTCGGTTTGCGTTGCAGTTTCGCAGTCGGTTTGTGTCGTCGCAGCAACCGCCGCCATCGACGGACAGGGTAAACTTTGTGTCTCGAGCGCCTGATCCTGTTGGTTGTACTTCTCCTCTAGTTTCTCCTTCTCCAGCAGGATCTGCCGCAGCAAGGCGTTCTGCTGTTTCAGCGAATGCTCCAACTCTTGCTGTATCAGCGAGTGATTCGAAACGGCATGCGTTATCTGAATGTCATCCTCGTCGATGCCCCGAACAGATCCTTTGTCCGTCTTTTGATCGAGCCCTACTTTTACCTCCGTAACGTGCTCTCCTCTGTAGCCTCCTCCGGGAACCTCGTTCGGGATCGTCTGTATGAAAGTGGTTCCCGGCAGTAGCTGATAGTGTTCTCTAATGATTTGTTTCCCATTCGCTTGCTCCTCAATGTATCGTCTCATCAGGATCTCCTTCCCCCCGTTATCCACCATTATGTACTGCGGTTGAGCCTGTCCTGGACCACCTCCAACTCCACCTCCTCGCTGTGGAACATTAACGTAGATATTCTCCTCATCGTTCCTACCCCTGGTAATCAAGCGGAGAATCTCCGCATTCCCATCCTTAATGTAATACTGATCCCTCGGTTCGATCCCATCCTCCAGTCCACCCCCCATATTGTTTCCCCCTAGTCCTCCCTGTCGCTTAAAGCTACCCCGTCGCTCGTAGTTCAAATCACTCCCCCGGTCCATCTCGTGCCGTCGCATCGAATCGTCATCGATCTGGGTCTGGTGGTGATGATGCAGGTGACTGTGATGATGATGCTGCTGATGAACCCGCCGCAACGATTGATACTCCGGATCATCCTGATCGTCCACATCCTCGAGGTACATGTCCGTTCGCTGTTCGTTGTTCAACAGGTTGCTCCGGGAACGGTGCAGACCATCGCCGATGCTTCCACCTCCACCgccgccaccaccaccaccagctGCGTGATGTTGTTGATGCTGTTCCTTTGCCGATTTGGATTTGTATTCGTTTCTGTAAGGGGAAAATACGGAGGTTAGTTCGCGTAGAATAAGTTGGCCTAAATTGAATGGGTCTTGTTGGCCGAGCCACGCCTACACGTGAAATGCAAATGCTCGTGCTGGAGTCAGGTCAATTTGTCTTCCGCAGGAAGCTTCTTTATGCTAATGAAAGTTAGTTAGTTATTTTCAATGGCAGCGCCAAACTAGGTCAAGGACATCCGGTAAGTCTGTTCCGGATATGCCATATTTATTAGTCAGTGACCGGACTCTACTGTAGGTTGAAAAGTGCCGTGAAAATTCTTGATTCGACAAATTTAGTGAAGTCACTCCAATAAAATGCGCTTCTATCTCACATTCttgatatattttattcattttgaggGTCTAACATATTACAAGAATCTTTGATTACATGTCCAGATCAACATAGAATTTTGTGTAGTGCGGAGCATTTGCAAATCACGTGTTCAACTGAGATTGTTAGTAAACAACTACTCGCTACCCTAGGAAACCCAGTCACCATCGCAGCAACTCTCGcctcaaccaaaaaaaaaactagtacCGTACCACCACAACCCGCACCGGCAACGGTCTCACCGGCTGCTCTACTAACCTAATCttaacagtctgctctttcgtTTTACCACCGCCATCGCTTCTCGTCTTCTTGTCGCTGATGGGCATCATTCGGGCTACGCCACCACCGCCACCGATGCCACCACTGCTATCTCCTCCTACGCCACCGCCACCGCCACCATCTTCGTCATCGTCAATTGTGTGCCCCCGGTTGTCGCGACCTGTTGCTACGGTTGTTGTAACTGCAGCCGCCGATGGTGACGACGTCACCGTcgtcgccgccgccgccgctgcTGCTGCTAGTGAGGCTTTGTTAGCGTGTCGTCTTCCTCTAAATTCCCAGCGCGTCGGCTTGGTGCGGGAATCGGTCGATCTATCCGCCGACCAGGCTTCTCTTCGTCCCATCCATTCCGCGACCTGTTAGCGTGGAACACGGCATTGTTTAAAACCGATGAACCGACCGATCGGACGAAGGAACAAACGGAAAATCGAAACGGaacggaaagaaaaaaaaaaagagaaaGAGATAAAAGGGAACTCGTTTAGTACTGGCAAATTTGCCTGAAAAGAGTAAACGGCTGGAAGCGACGCGAATACAAGGTGTTTCACAGAGTACAAGGTGTTAGAAGCAAATGAAACTCAAGCAAAGGTTGCTGTGTTGGGTTAACGGGGGTTTAGTaacagtgagaaaaaaaattgttagctGCTAGATTGTTTCAAGCAAAACCGATAAAAGAAGGatgcatttttcatttcagAAAAAAGAGGAAAAGGGGCGGGGCataaaatctccaaaaaaacaaaagagataAAGAGAGAAAAAGCAGGAAGAAACATAGAGAAAGTAAACAGTACGGAATCACACATCACTACCTGAACAGATTTTGACTGTTTTCCAATGACTTGCTCTCTATGAACAAGATGAACATCATCTTCGATACTATTGACTCTAATTACTCTTTTTCTACGAgtgttttatatatttttttgtttcggagGGAGAAGATTACGTCataaaaagagaagaaaaaaacaagAGAACAACAAACGATTAT is part of the Topomyia yanbarensis strain Yona2022 chromosome 1, ASM3024719v1, whole genome shotgun sequence genome and encodes:
- the LOC131686759 gene encoding cadherin-86C-like isoform X1 is translated as MIGSDKMFHNGAAAAIWWTWTWTCCWVLLGILVHRTVGLDPKFDPSTRMRLVLVPADATVGSIIYRLRATDEEFEYPLQFELVGDASSSTVQIETLPCTKFNSICQANVILTRRLEPGRYYDFQVSVKDTKGGMSVQSCSITATNFSTPHDVIFPHKTGIIMVPEDAKKGTELDYVLANRNPLQQKPVYLELWGSPLFAIRQKIVSPEMTEGTIFLLGPLDFERQAMYHLTVLANDAYAEPGQDSRNIAGLEVVIIVEDVQDVPPVFTVAPPVTRLPPGLIPGDKVLQVHAEDGDKGVPREIRYGLVSEGNPFTSFFEINETSGEVSLLRPLDDILALTHVGDPVLLTVIAEEVKVARDEPPAMATTVQLAFFLPERSNSPPYFENDHYVTRLEENAAPGMTLSFTDPYTPRVMDDDAGKNGVFSLTLIGNNGTFEISPNVAEGHANFVIRVRDNSLLDYEAVEYVHFQILAQELGPATNLSTSVNVTVYLSDTNDNPPVFEQSDYIVDLPENMTAGTRVVQVHATDVDTGLGGKIRYTHILGPQNTSLNLDPISGVITVATNNHGFDREAMPEYHLYVEARDDDGIGNRAQVLLIIRLIDVNDETPIFEKSLYEFILSPSLRNFTVPAYIKAIDGDAEAPNNEVRYELIYGNYENKFELHPITGELKLTSALIRRSKNTRQKRQASQHSIATATATNTGTGTGSGTESDMFVLTARAFDLGVPVRFSTTTIRVYPPESRTRTMTFIVPGHDPDRARVQETLADVTGGRVIIQEIRPYSGTVPGATDIGGNSKDRSVVLATILYDGDSVVDIGRIQQRLSANGTVTSSLSQDERSAILYKAENRVLFWLLIFLAILLALGILTLLLCCICPWCPLYAATRKRVIRVNSIEDDVHLVHREQVIGKQSKSVQVAEWMGRREAWSADRSTDSRTKPTRWEFRGRRHANKASLAAAAAAAATTVTSSPSAAAVTTTVATGRDNRGHTIDDDEDGGGGGGVGGDSSGGIGGGGGVARMMPISDKKTRSDGGGKTKEQTVKIRNEYKSKSAKEQHQQHHAAGGGGGGGGGGSIGDGLHRSRSNLLNNEQRTDMYLEDVDDQDDPEYQSLRRVHQQHHHHSHLHHHHQTQIDDDSMRRHEMDRGSDLNYERRGSFKRQGGLGGNNMGGGLEDGIEPRDQYYIKDGNAEILRLITRGRNDEENIYVNVPQRGGGVGGGPGQAQPQYIMVDNGGKEILMRRYIEEQANGKQIIREHYQLLPGTTFIQTIPNEVPGGGYRGEHVTEVKVGLDQKTDKGSVRGIDEDDIQITHAVSNHSLIQQELEHSLKQQNALLRQILLEKEKLEEKYNQQDQALETQSLPCPSMAAVAATTQTDCETATQTEPVKIERRRTKSENDDDSLSEDEYEYIKYSPPDSPEGVYLIKRKRTRKKTKYKTDGDSGEGRTGRRFVTVESVKRKIRTPIQEEEEPKRSPPKHAETRASILRRKRNEERLKKDVLMEISDSLEDKDTKKKEKRKKVYKKNVKYYEDSDGSDKEVMVQKYFSADSLDEINSDVEDYSYSVTKSSKSVTVSPRTGVQQRISRRDNKTTETTTTTRIRLATSESPSRPHKGPAPKPPRLTKSLSKEGLEAQDGRDIPAKYMDWYYNLGKDDSLEKKGKRTDPEKKLVKKKLASSSSREDDPKFKPEPMPRTSPPKDARLLKEDIQLAKRVQSQSSGEPTSHPLLQHSEHRFEAEYDPHSQVHAPPDKLPHYLYPETPPIVNRDNKVQIKIVDSSAASKPSPIKEHEVKESRTRPSDLAATTAAAAATAPGTTTTNTKTLNASTLEDDHDSGIAMNSLLHNRSKRHPITDKKSIFTIAYDDVRIRQIRSESDTPPFS
- the LOC131686759 gene encoding cadherin-86C-like isoform X2 gives rise to the protein MFHNGAAAAIWWTWTWTCCWVLLGILVHRTVGLDPKFDPSTRMRLVLVPADATVGSIIYRLRATDEEFEYPLQFELVGDASSSTVQIETLPCTKFNSICQANVILTRRLEPGRYYDFQVSVKDTKGGMSVQSCSITATNFSTPHDVIFPHKTGIIMVPEDAKKGTELDYVLANRNPLQQKPVYLELWGSPLFAIRQKIVSPEMTEGTIFLLGPLDFERQAMYHLTVLANDAYAEPGQDSRNIAGLEVVIIVEDVQDVPPVFTVAPPVTRLPPGLIPGDKVLQVHAEDGDKGVPREIRYGLVSEGNPFTSFFEINETSGEVSLLRPLDDILALTHVGDPVLLTVIAEEVKVARDEPPAMATTVQLAFFLPERSNSPPYFENDHYVTRLEENAAPGMTLSFTDPYTPRVMDDDAGKNGVFSLTLIGNNGTFEISPNVAEGHANFVIRVRDNSLLDYEAVEYVHFQILAQELGPATNLSTSVNVTVYLSDTNDNPPVFEQSDYIVDLPENMTAGTRVVQVHATDVDTGLGGKIRYTHILGPQNTSLNLDPISGVITVATNNHGFDREAMPEYHLYVEARDDDGIGNRAQVLLIIRLIDVNDETPIFEKSLYEFILSPSLRNFTVPAYIKAIDGDAEAPNNEVRYELIYGNYENKFELHPITGELKLTSALIRRSKNTRQKRQASQHSIATATATNTGTGTGSGTESDMFVLTARAFDLGVPVRFSTTTIRVYPPESRTRTMTFIVPGHDPDRARVQETLADVTGGRVIIQEIRPYSGTVPGATDIGGNSKDRSVVLATILYDGDSVVDIGRIQQRLSANGTVTSSLSQDERSAILYKAENRVLFWLLIFLAILLALGILTLLLCCICPWCPLYAATRKRVIRVNSIEDDVHLVHREQVIGKQSKSVQVAEWMGRREAWSADRSTDSRTKPTRWEFRGRRHANKASLAAAAAAAATTVTSSPSAAAVTTTVATGRDNRGHTIDDDEDGGGGGGVGGDSSGGIGGGGGVARMMPISDKKTRSDGGGKTKEQTVKIRNEYKSKSAKEQHQQHHAAGGGGGGGGGGSIGDGLHRSRSNLLNNEQRTDMYLEDVDDQDDPEYQSLRRVHQQHHHHSHLHHHHQTQIDDDSMRRHEMDRGSDLNYERRGSFKRQGGLGGNNMGGGLEDGIEPRDQYYIKDGNAEILRLITRGRNDEENIYVNVPQRGGGVGGGPGQAQPQYIMVDNGGKEILMRRYIEEQANGKQIIREHYQLLPGTTFIQTIPNEVPGGGYRGEHVTEVKVGLDQKTDKGSVRGIDEDDIQITHAVSNHSLIQQELEHSLKQQNALLRQILLEKEKLEEKYNQQDQALETQSLPCPSMAAVAATTQTDCETATQTEPVKIERRRTKSENDDDSLSEDEYEYIKYSPPDSPEGVYLIKRKRTRKKTKYKTDGDSGEGRTGRRFVTVESVKRKIRTPIQEEEEPKRSPPKHAETRASILRRKRNEERLKKDVLMEISDSLEDKDTKKKEKRKKVYKKNVKYYEDSDGSDKEVMVQKYFSADSLDEINSDVEDYSYSVTKSSKSVTVSPRTGVQQRISRRDNKTTETTTTTRIRLATSESPSRPHKGPAPKPPRLTKSLSKEGLEAQDGRDIPAKYMDWYYNLGKDDSLEKKGKRTDPEKKLVKKKLASSSSREDDPKFKPEPMPRTSPPKDARLLKEDIQLAKRVQSQSSGEPTSHPLLQHSEHRFEAEYDPHSQVHAPPDKLPHYLYPETPPIVNRDNKVQIKIVDSSAASKPSPIKEHEVKESRTRPSDLAATTAAAAATAPGTTTTNTKTLNASTLEDDHDSGIAMNSLLHNRSKRHPITDKKSIFTIAYDDVRIRQIRSESDTPPFS